CTCAACCTGATTACCGAAGCGCCGAAGGATGCCGTCGGCGGCCGTTTCACGCTCACCGGCGGCGAGCTGAGCACGATCAGGGGCGAGCTCGGCTGGGCCGCGGACCTGGGCAGCGACTGGTACCTGAAATTCAGTGGTGCCTATGCCGAAGGTGACGGCTTCACCAAGCCACGAAATGTGACGACAGAGTATCCGGGGCTACCCTTCGAACGCGGGGCCGCGACCAACTTCCAGGATTCCTCGGACTATAAGCTGCGCTTCGACAAGCACTTCGGCAACGGCGTGTTGACCCTCGAGGGCGGATTCTTCGACGCCGAGGGATACGTGGTCGTCACCGGCATCGGCCGGGTGGACGTCAACGACGTCGAGCGCACCTACACCCGTCTCAACTACAGTGCCAACCACTTCAACATCCTGGCCTACACCAACAATCGGGAAAGCCCGGATCAGCTGGCGCTGGCCTCGGGCGGGCGTATCTTCCTCGAGACCGAGAACCAGAACATCGAGGTACAGGGCAACGGCACTTTCGGCAAGGTCCGGCTGGTGGGCGGTGCCTCCTACAAGGAAGAGGACATCGACACCTCCAATTTCAATGGCAACCAGACCCTGGTCTTCGCGCCGATCGAGTCGGACTCGCAGGCGATCTTCGGCCAGGCCGACATCGAGCTCAACGACAAGCTCAAGCTGGTGATCGCGGGCCGCTACGACGAGAGCTCGCTGCACAAGTCGCAGGTCTCGCCCAAAGCCGCCCTGGTCTACGGCATCAACTCGAACAACACGCTGCGCTTCAGCTACAACGAGGCCTTCCAGGTGGCCAACTACTCCGAATTCTTCCTCGACGCGCCGACGGCTTTCCCGGGCAATCCGCCGACCGCCGCCATCGACCTCTCGGGCATCGAAGCCGCGCTGTGCACCCCCTTCGGGGTGACCTGCGGCTTCGGCACGCCGGTCGGGGTTCGCGCCCTGGGCAACAAGGACCTGGAGCTCGAGGAGGTCACATCCTGGGAGATCGGCTACACCGGGATCTTCGGCAGCAAGGCGTTCTTGACCGTCGACTACTACGCCAGCGAGCTCGACAACTTCATCACCGATCTCACGGTCAATGCTTTCGGTTCGGTCAACCCGAACTTCGGGCCTTAC
The bacterium genome window above contains:
- a CDS encoding TonB-dependent receptor, with the translated sequence IGGVTVVVGEPGEVEITKGDGSFVFHKLPAGTYTLSFSLGDHADSTSVEVVAGETATADKTVDWDLSFAETITVYSASRQRERIVDAPAAVTVMSEEEIVRESASGQLPKVLEFTPGVEVTQSGINDFNLNTRGFPSSLTRRVQVIVDGRDPAVPILGSTEWGYLANQEGLASMELVRGPSAALYGKSAFNGVLNLITEAPKDAVGGRFTLTGGELSTIRGELGWAADLGSDWYLKFSGAYAEGDGFTKPRNVTTEYPGLPFERGAATNFQDSSDYKLRFDKHFGNGVLTLEGGFFDAEGYVVVTGIGRVDVNDVERTYTRLNYSANHFNILAYTNNRESPDQLALASGGRIFLETENQNIEVQGNGTFGKVRLVGGASYKEEDIDTSNFNGNQTLVFAPIESDSQAIFGQADIELNDKLKLVIAGRYDESSLHKSQVSPKAALVYGINSNNTLRFSYNEAFQVANYSEFFLDAPTAFPGNPPTAAIDLSGIEAALCTPFGVTCGFGTPVGVRALGNKDLELEEVTSWEIGYTGIFGSKAFLTVDYYASELDNFITDLTVNAFGSVNPNFGPYQPPAGHPLPALLLGTLAASLPPTVFPFLSNNVDGTPIFALVSYTNAGAVDTQGIDFGLSVYATPQWLLDFTYSWFDFDITELGFAGDELVANAPENKFAVGISYLGDKISGSLRYRWVDDFAWNAGAFQGPVPSYEVVNLSGDYAINDNVSIGINISNAFDDEHHESFGGDLVGRRGLGYARFTW